The genomic DNA AGTGCTGCGGTGCAATACACCCCGCTTCACGGCTTTATCGATTTTGCTGTAGGCGGCCGACATTGCGGTTTGTACAGCTTGCTTTGATTCGTCCGAAGGCTCCGCTGTGTGGGCATCCACGGCAGCGTAGTAAGTCTTCATTAAAGTCTTTACTGCGGAACTATAGTTTTTGTTCCGTAGGCGATTGCGCTCGGCAATCTGGACTCGTTTTTGGGCAGATTTGATATTTGGCACGGCTTCTCGCGCTTCTTACTTAGATACGACAGGTCAGAAAAATAATCCGGTTTATCATCGTAGCATGGGTTGTCAGGGAAGCCAATTACTTTGCGCAAAACCCTGTGGTGTCTTGAAT from Romeriopsis navalis LEGE 11480 includes the following:
- the rpsT gene encoding 30S ribosomal protein S20, whose product is MPNIKSAQKRVQIAERNRLRNKNYSSAVKTLMKTYYAAVDAHTAEPSDESKQAVQTAMSAAYSKIDKAVKRGVLHRSTGARRKAKLAKAWKIVDPVK